The Dehalococcoidales bacterium genome includes a region encoding these proteins:
- the rplF gene encoding 50S ribosomal protein L6 encodes MSRIGKLPIAVPSGVTVNIAGSTVTVKGPKGELKRSLPAEMGIKLENSTITVSRPSDAKKHRAFHGLTRTLLANMVQGVSKGFEKNLEIVGVGYRAEKTGEKLNLRLGYSHQVEVVPKPGLTLSLEGTTKIKVSGINKEDVGEMAAEIRALRVPDHYKGKGIRYAGEKVHLKPGKAGKVVGRK; translated from the coding sequence ATGTCTAGAATAGGAAAATTGCCGATAGCCGTACCGTCCGGGGTGACGGTCAACATCGCCGGCAGCACCGTCACGGTGAAAGGTCCCAAGGGGGAGCTTAAGCGTTCCCTGCCCGCGGAAATGGGCATCAAACTGGAAAACAGCACCATTACGGTCAGCCGCCCCAGCGATGCCAAGAAACACCGCGCCTTTCACGGGCTTACCCGCACCCTGCTGGCGAATATGGTGCAGGGCGTTTCCAAGGGCTTTGAGAAGAACCTGGAAATAGTGGGGGTGGGCTACCGCGCCGAGAAAACCGGGGAGAAACTCAACCTGCGTCTCGGCTATTCCCACCAGGTGGAAGTGGTGCCCAAACCCGGGCTGACCCTTTCCCTGGAAGGGACCACCAAGATAAAGGTGAGCGGTATCAATAAAGAAGACGTGGGTGAAATGGCCGCGGAAATCCGTGCCCTGCGCGTGCCGGACCACTACAAAGGCAAGGGCATCAGGTACGCGGGAGAAAAAGTACATCTTAAACCCGGCAAGGCCGGTAAGGTGGTTGGCAGGAAATAA
- the rpmD gene encoding 50S ribosomal protein L30, giving the protein MSKIRITWIKSSIGYDESQRKTITTLGFHRLNQSVVREDSNSLRGMINKVRHLVKVEEDLGETK; this is encoded by the coding sequence GTGAGTAAGATACGCATTACCTGGATTAAAAGCAGCATCGGCTACGACGAAAGCCAGCGTAAAACGATTACAACCCTGGGTTTTCATCGCCTTAATCAGAGCGTGGTCCGTGAAGATTCAAACTCGCTGCGCGGCATGATTAACAAGGTGAGACACCTGGTTAAAGTGGAGGAAGACCTTGGTGAAACAAAATAA
- the rpsH gene encoding 30S ribosomal protein S8, producing the protein MTVTDPIADMLTRIRNAIMVRHDSVLVPASKIKLAIANILKEEGFITDYEVVKGKPHREIKVQLRYMENNKPAISGLKRMSKPGLRLYVQKKEIPRVYGGLGIAILSTSKGLRTGQQAWRQGSGGELLCYIW; encoded by the coding sequence GTGACAGTGACAGACCCAATTGCTGATATGTTGACCCGTATAAGAAATGCCATCATGGTAAGGCACGATAGTGTCCTGGTACCCGCTTCCAAGATTAAGCTGGCTATAGCTAATATCCTGAAAGAGGAAGGCTTTATTACCGACTACGAGGTAGTCAAGGGTAAGCCCCACCGGGAGATAAAAGTGCAGCTGCGCTACATGGAAAATAACAAGCCGGCCATCTCCGGCCTGAAGCGCATGAGCAAACCCGGGCTCCGCCTGTACGTGCAGAAGAAAGAGATACCGCGCGTTTACGGGGGGCTGGGCATCGCCATCCTTTCCACCTCCAAGGGCCTCCGCACCGGGCAGCAAGCCTGGCGCCAGGGCTCCGGCGGTGAGCTTTTATGTTACATCTGGTAA
- a CDS encoding type Z 30S ribosomal protein S14, whose translation MAKKSMILKSQRKPKFAVRKHNRCKICGRPRAYIRKFGICRICFRHLALDAQLPGVRKSSW comes from the coding sequence ATGGCTAAGAAATCAATGATTCTGAAATCACAGCGCAAGCCCAAGTTCGCGGTGCGCAAGCACAACCGGTGCAAGATCTGCGGACGGCCCCGGGCTTACATACGCAAATTCGGCATCTGCCGGATATGTTTCAGGCACTTGGCTCTTGATGCGCAACTCCCTGGCGTAAGAAAATCCAGCTGGTAA
- the rplE gene encoding 50S ribosomal protein L5, producing MARLKEKYTKEVVSRLQELCGYDNVMQVPRMEKIVLNIGMGEAIANAKSLEAAEADLVAIAGQHALTTRSRKSIANFKLRQGMPIGLKVTLRGERMWAFFDKLVNAVLPRMHEFQGVSGEAFDGRGNYTLGLKEQILFPEIEYDKVDKIRGMEISIVTTARNDEDGKRLLELLGMPFAKEGED from the coding sequence ATGGCCAGATTAAAAGAAAAATACACCAAAGAAGTAGTTTCCCGTTTGCAGGAGCTCTGCGGCTACGATAACGTGATGCAGGTGCCCCGCATGGAGAAAATAGTGCTCAATATAGGCATGGGCGAGGCTATCGCCAACGCCAAGAGTCTGGAAGCGGCGGAGGCGGACCTGGTGGCTATCGCCGGGCAGCACGCCCTGACCACCCGCTCGCGCAAGTCCATCGCCAATTTCAAGCTGCGGCAGGGGATGCCCATCGGCCTCAAGGTGACTTTACGCGGCGAGCGCATGTGGGCTTTCTTCGATAAGCTGGTCAACGCGGTGCTCCCCCGCATGCACGAGTTCCAGGGAGTTTCCGGGGAGGCTTTCGACGGCCGCGGCAACTACACGCTGGGGCTCAAAGAGCAAATCCTGTTCCCGGAAATAGAGTATGACAAGGTTGACAAGATACGCGGCATGGAAATATCAATCGTAACCACCGCCAGGAACGACGAGGACGGCAAACGCCTGCTGGAGCTGCTGGGCATGCCCTTCGCGAAGGAGGGAGAGGATTAA
- the rplR gene encoding 50S ribosomal protein L18 encodes MTKSYTRESRIRRHSRVREKIAGTETRPRLCIFRSLNHIYAQVIDDLQGRTLAAASTLDADVKKDTKKKNKTSEAELVGTLLAKRAAEKGISLVAFDRGGFKYHGRVKALAEAARKGGLKF; translated from the coding sequence ATGACTAAATCTTATACCAGGGAATCACGCATCAGGAGACACAGCAGGGTCAGGGAGAAGATAGCCGGCACGGAAACCCGTCCGCGCCTCTGCATTTTCCGCAGCCTGAACCATATTTACGCCCAGGTAATCGATGATTTACAGGGACGGACGCTGGCCGCCGCCTCCACTCTTGATGCCGATGTTAAGAAGGATACCAAGAAAAAGAACAAAACCAGCGAGGCGGAGTTGGTAGGCACATTACTGGCGAAGCGCGCCGCGGAAAAAGGAATCAGCCTTGTGGCTTTCGACCGCGGCGGATTCAAATACCACGGCCGCGTCAAGGCCCTGGCAGAAGCAGCCCGTAAAGGCGGGCTCAAGTTCTAA
- the rplO gene encoding 50S ribosomal protein L15: protein MKQNNIAPAPGSRHPAKRVGRGTGSGHGTFSGRGCKGQKARAGNNKVRPGFEGGQLPLIKRLPRKRGFTNIFKIEYNLVSLGELNRFEAGSEVAAAQMLAAGIIKTLANPVKVLADGALDRPLTVKADKFSASAKAKIEAAGGKAEEVADAAKVE, encoded by the coding sequence GTGAAACAAAATAATATCGCCCCGGCGCCGGGTTCCCGGCATCCCGCCAAGCGCGTGGGCCGCGGCACCGGCAGCGGTCACGGCACCTTTTCCGGACGCGGCTGCAAGGGCCAGAAAGCCCGCGCCGGCAATAATAAAGTACGTCCCGGGTTCGAGGGCGGTCAGCTCCCCTTAATCAAGAGGCTGCCCCGCAAACGCGGTTTTACCAACATTTTTAAGATTGAATACAACCTGGTCAGTTTGGGCGAACTTAACCGGTTTGAGGCCGGCAGCGAAGTAGCCGCAGCGCAAATGCTGGCGGCCGGCATTATCAAGACGCTGGCCAACCCGGTTAAAGTCCTGGCCGACGGCGCCCTGGACCGCCCGCTGACCGTGAAAGCGGATAAATTTTCAGCCTCCGCCAAAGCCAAGATAGAGGCCGCCGGCGGCAAAGCTGAGGAGGTAGCCGATGCGGCAAAAGTCGAGTAG
- the rpsE gene encoding 30S ribosomal protein S5, whose product MKQPLSRIDAADLNLNDKLINVNRVAKVMKGGKRLRFSALVVTGDGEGHVGVGIGKANEVPTAISKGGAQARKNLIKVPLAGSTIPHEITVNYGAATVMLKPAVPGTGVIAGGSIRAVLEACGVKDILTKSLGNSNHINVARATIYALTELKNPKEELAKRKAGITTGEASARE is encoded by the coding sequence ATGAAGCAACCACTAAGTCGCATTGATGCAGCGGATCTGAACCTTAATGATAAGCTGATTAACGTCAACCGCGTGGCCAAGGTGATGAAAGGGGGCAAGCGCCTCCGTTTCAGCGCTTTGGTGGTCACCGGTGACGGCGAAGGGCACGTGGGCGTGGGCATTGGCAAGGCCAATGAAGTCCCCACCGCCATCAGCAAGGGCGGCGCCCAGGCGCGCAAGAACCTGATTAAAGTGCCCCTGGCCGGCAGCACCATTCCGCATGAAATCACGGTAAACTACGGGGCGGCCACGGTCATGTTAAAGCCCGCCGTGCCCGGCACCGGCGTCATCGCCGGGGGCAGCATCCGTGCCGTGCTGGAGGCCTGCGGCGTGAAGGACATTTTAACCAAGTCGCTCGGCAACTCAAACCATATCAATGTCGCCCGGGCTACCATTTACGCCCTGACCGAACTGAAGAACCCTAAAGAGGAACTGGCCAAACGCAAGGCGGGAATAACCACCGGGGAGGCGTCCGCCCGTGAGTAA